One Solirubrobacterales bacterium genomic window carries:
- a CDS encoding protein kinase produces the protein MSDPAILGGRYELGGKLGSGGMSNVYRATDRILERTVAVKVLAEHLSDDDRFVARFRREALAVAKLVHPNIVQVYDSGVDSDRHFIVMELVEGRSGAQLLKSEGVLEAETAMEIGVQACAGLEYAHRHGIIHRDVKPGNLMITGGPAGGGPMTCKLTDFGIARAAEQTRITQVGSVVGTAAYLAPEQVRGEEATPATDVYALGVVLYQFLTGRLPYEGSSLAELAIRQQNEKPLPPRTYNGDVPESVSAAVMVALEGDKARRFTTAAALSDGLQRGLRGEDVTEILAEEEAPPPFTRAETATRPLERTTRTAHRPTPPPPRYREPLVPPPTRRKRSFFRSTVRFFMGMIALILIAAAVAAGVIALTDRSASVKVQQWTGRTVDGLTRELKDTLRENTR, from the coding sequence ATGAGCGATCCGGCAATCCTTGGCGGCCGCTACGAGCTCGGCGGAAAGCTCGGTTCGGGGGGCATGTCGAACGTCTACCGGGCCACCGACCGCATCCTCGAACGGACTGTCGCGGTCAAGGTCCTGGCTGAACACCTGTCCGATGACGACCGGTTCGTTGCCCGCTTCCGACGCGAAGCCCTGGCGGTGGCAAAGCTGGTCCATCCAAACATCGTCCAGGTGTACGACAGCGGGGTCGACAGCGACCGCCACTTCATCGTCATGGAACTGGTCGAAGGCCGCTCCGGAGCCCAGCTGCTCAAGTCGGAGGGTGTACTCGAGGCCGAGACCGCCATGGAGATCGGGGTCCAGGCCTGCGCCGGACTGGAGTACGCCCACCGCCACGGGATCATCCACCGCGACGTCAAGCCCGGCAACCTGATGATCACCGGGGGCCCGGCAGGTGGTGGGCCGATGACCTGCAAACTGACCGATTTCGGGATTGCCCGCGCAGCCGAACAGACCCGGATCACCCAGGTGGGCTCCGTGGTCGGCACCGCCGCCTATCTTGCCCCGGAGCAGGTGAGGGGCGAGGAAGCGACTCCGGCGACCGATGTCTATGCGCTCGGGGTGGTGCTCTACCAGTTCCTGACCGGACGGCTCCCCTACGAGGGTTCATCCCTGGCCGAGCTGGCAATCCGGCAGCAGAACGAGAAGCCGCTGCCGCCGCGGACCTACAACGGCGACGTCCCCGAGAGCGTGAGTGCCGCGGTCATGGTTGCCCTCGAGGGCGACAAGGCGCGTCGTTTCACCACCGCCGCGGCGCTTTCGGACGGACTCCAGCGTGGCCTCCGCGGCGAAGACGTGACCGAGATCCTGGCCGAGGAAGAGGCGCCTCCGCCGTTCACCAGGGCCGAAACCGCGACCCGACCGCTCGAGCGGACCACCCGGACCGCGCACCGTCCGACCCCGCCACCGCCCCGCTACCGCGAACCACTGGTCCCCCCGCCGACGCGCCGCAAACGCTCCTTCTTCCGGTCCACGGTCCGGTTCTTCATGGGCATGATCGCGCTGATCCTGATCGCGGCGGCGGTCGCGGCCGGGGTGATCGCGCTGACCGACCGCAGTGCCTCGGTGAAGGTCCAGCAGTGGACCGGCCGGACGGTTGACGGCCTGACCCGGGAACTCAAGGACACCCTCCGCGAGAACACCCGCTGA
- a CDS encoding metallophosphatase family protein, whose product MRVAVISDIHANLPALNAVLADVEKSGADEIWCLGDAVGYGARPRQCLELLLDRCEICLSGNHDLAATGKIDISVFSPGAARAAIWTREELGNEGLALLEQLGGSSSEREGIGVYHASPRDPVWEYVVDSELAADNIGFQPQRISLIGHSHLALYFTRVDETSRVSAVLAPEGTERDLEFGKWLINPGSVGQPRDGDPRAAWALLDLDSSRVEFRRTGYPVAEAAAAILDAGLPPELADRLFEGR is encoded by the coding sequence ATGCGCGTCGCCGTGATTTCCGACATCCACGCCAACCTGCCCGCCCTGAACGCGGTTCTGGCCGACGTGGAGAAATCCGGGGCCGATGAAATCTGGTGTCTCGGTGACGCGGTCGGCTACGGGGCCCGGCCCCGCCAGTGCCTGGAGCTGCTGCTTGATCGCTGTGAGATCTGCCTCAGCGGAAACCACGACCTGGCGGCCACCGGGAAGATCGACATCTCGGTGTTCAGCCCGGGGGCGGCCCGCGCAGCGATCTGGACCCGGGAGGAACTCGGAAACGAGGGGCTGGCCCTGCTGGAGCAACTCGGCGGAAGCTCATCCGAACGCGAGGGGATCGGCGTCTACCACGCCTCCCCCCGTGACCCGGTCTGGGAGTACGTGGTGGACAGCGAACTGGCCGCCGACAACATCGGCTTTCAGCCCCAGCGGATCTCCCTGATCGGCCACTCCCACCTCGCGCTGTACTTCACCCGGGTGGATGAGACCAGCCGGGTATCTGCCGTTCTCGCCCCGGAGGGAACCGAACGGGACCTCGAGTTCGGCAAGTGGCTGATCAACCCCGGTTCGGTTGGCCAGCCACGGGACGGCGACCCCCGGGCCGCCTGGGCGTTGCTCGATCTCGATTCCTCCCGGGTCGAGTTCCGCCGGACCGGGTATCCGGTGGCCGAAGCGGCAGCTGCCATCCTCGATGCCGGACTCCCGCCGGAACTCGCCGACCGGCTGTTCGAGGGCCGGTGA